A window from Anser cygnoides isolate HZ-2024a breed goose chromosome 1, Taihu_goose_T2T_genome, whole genome shotgun sequence encodes these proteins:
- the LOC136789651 gene encoding LOW QUALITY PROTEIN: glycerophosphodiester phosphodiesterase domain-containing protein 5-like (The sequence of the model RefSeq protein was modified relative to this genomic sequence to represent the inferred CDS: inserted 2 bases in 1 codon), whose amino-acid sequence MEASSTSLKRIKFGKLKVVRRHLLQRYEHQPFISCLAGFYSCRWKRYQRRRTEPGKCCCKTRECVFFPLLVGAFCFSLVFLYMWGEAKNDYNFDWYNYGNLGFWFLWSLVLLVVAAILFMYIALLLVLAMCLLAEGQQLYLHWSHKIGTFLVLGFSITALFILSVLWGDQWKTVRLSFQITAPYLHIGAITIMVLLSWPMALYAIRADKKVVQVVIVGPYLAILLFLFLIPLGMYSPCIREEGTLGPKPALIGHRGAPMLAPENTEMSFQKTIEHGGDGLETDVTISYDGVPFLMHDSSLRRTTNIREVYPNDTAQNAALFSWDTLKELNAGAWFLKDKPFSCMGSLSRADQNQAMNQSIYKLSNFLRLADSQNKLVIFDLYRPPEKHPYRYSWINRTLEVILNESGIRPNLVGWXPVEDLLMDNIVKLNLAYTEMSSEDIRKYAEANITTNLYVINEPWLFSLAWCSGAHSVTTNAVHTLKNLSQPLFLMTPQQYNIMWILTDLASVLLISLIFALHWWRERSFSCCAHDGGSMLESGTYNKFRTELSNMPAVVA is encoded by the exons ATGGAGGCCAGTTCCACCAGCCTCAAGAGGATCAAGTTTGGGAAGCTGAAGGTGGTACGTCGGCACTTGCTGCAGAGGTACGAGCACCAGCCCTTCATCTCCTGCCTGGCGGGTTTCTACAGCTGCCGGTGGAAGCGGTACCAACGCAGAAGGACCGAGCCTGGGAAATGCTGCTGCAAGACG CGGGAATGCGTGTTTTTCCCGTTGCTCGTTggagctttctgcttttctctcgtCTTCCTGTACATGTGGGGTGAAGCGAAAAATGACTACAACTTTGACTG gTATAACTATGGGAACCTGGGCTTCTGGTTCCTCTGGTCTCTTGTTCTCCTGGTAGTGGCCGCAATCCTGTTCATGTACATCGCGCTGCTGTTG GTCCTAGCGATGTGTTTGCTTGCAGAAGGTCAGCAGCTGTACCTGCACTGGAGTCACAAG ATTGGGACTTTTCTTGTCCTGGGCTTCTCTATCACAGCCCTCTTCATATTATCTGTACTCTGGGGAGATCAGTGGAAAACAGTCCGCCTCTCATTCCAG atCACAGCCCCCTATCTCCACATAGGGGCAATAACTATCATGGTCCTCCTCTCCTGGCCCATGGCTCTGTATGCCATCAGAGCAGATAAGAAAG ttgttcaggtgGTAATTGTTGGTCCATACCTGGCtatccttctctttcttttcttgatacCTCTGGGGATGTACTCTCCTTGCATCAGAGAGGAGGGGACACTTGGACCAAAGCCAGCCCTCATTGGACACCGCGGAGCACCGATG ctggcacCAGAAAACACTGAGATGTCATTTCAGAAGACAATTGAACATGGTGGGGATGGTCTTGAAACAGATGTCACCATTAG CTACGACGGAGTTCCTTTCCTCATGCATGACAGCAGCCTGAGGAGGACAACCAACATCAGGGAGGTCTATCCCAACGACACTGCTCAAAATGCAGCCTTGTTCTCCTGGGATACCCTGAAGGAGTTGAATGCTGGAGCATGGTTCCTTAAG GACAAACCCTTTTCATGCATGGGCTCACTGTCAAGGGCAGATCAAAACCAGGCAATGAATCAGTCAATTTACAAGCTAAGTAATTTCTTGCGCCTTGCAGACAGTCAGAATAAACTTGTTATATTTGATCTCTACCGCCCTCCAGAGAAACATCCTTACAGGTACTCGTGGATCAACAGAACCCTGGAAGTCATCCTCAATGAGTCCGGGATTAGACCCAATCTGGTAGGCTG CCCAGTTGAAGACCTATTGATGGACAATATTGTCAAACTCAATCTGGCCTACACTGAAATGTCCAGTGAAGATATCCG gaaatacgCTGAGGCAAACATCACCACCAACCTCTATGTGATCAACGAGCCGTGGCTCTTCTCCCTGGCGTGGTGCTCGGGGGCACACTCTGTGACCACTAATGCTGTCCACACGCTGAAGAATCTCAGCCAGCCCCTCTTCCTCATG ACGCCGCAGCAGTACAACATCATGTGGATCCTGACGGACCTGGCCTCTGTGCTCCTCATCTCACTCATCTTCGCTCTGCACTG GTGGCGAGAGCGGAGTTTCT